In the genome of Sulfolobales archaeon, the window AACACTATCCACCAATGAGGCTATAGTTGAAAGGGGTATAAAAAATGATAGTGGATAGCCTCTACTAAGGAGTAATACCTGAGACCTTGGCAGAAACCTGCCCACTAGGGCGGGGAAGGGGCTAGGTCGAAGAAGAGTTCTGCAGCTCTATAAATCTAATTCAAACACTATATTCGGAGGAAAAAACATGAGTTAATATGATATAGGGCTATTTTCTATCTATTTTAAGGAACTCCTGGTAGTGGCTTATATATATTGGGTGTTTCTTAACCATCTCAAGATACTCTCTAGTTCTTCTGAATTTCATCGCCTCACCAACTTTGCCGGGGCCGTATCTCTTCTCATACTCCTCAAAGCTTATTGAGTACTGCTTCTGCACATAGTCCCTGTAGATCTCCGGTAAGACGTTGAAGGCGCAGAAGGGAACGATTCTGCCATCTGGCATTGTGTAGTGTATATCGCACCTCATAACCCTTTCAACATCATAGTTATATTGATCCATGAAGTGCATCATGCCGAGGAAGAGGAACTTATAGTGGAACTCGCCGAGGGCGTCATAGCTCTGCTTTACAAAGATATTCACGATGAGCTTTGGAAGCATCTTCTTTATCTCCCCCGGTACGTTCTCCCAGTTAATGAACTTAGTAACGGCATTCCATGCCAGACCAAGGCCTGTTAATATTTTGCTCCTCCCCTCTCTAAGCTCCTCGCTCTTCTCATGGAGATATTCTAGGAATCCTTCGAGATCTATCATCTTGCTTAGAGGCACGAACTCATAGTCATACACAGATGATCCCTTCTTAACTACATATACATAGCTGCCAGCACCGCAGTGTGGGTGACATGTCATTTCAAACTTAAACTTTCCTGATAAGGCCTCTGCAAACTCGGATATCGGAACACATGCTGGTACTGGGAACCAGGAATCACGATCGATCTGCCCGTTTGTCTGCTCCTCAATCCTTAGTATAGCATCAGCTATAGTGATCCTATACTTCTCCCTCTCAAACCTCTTCATCATCCCAGTAAGGCTTACAGGCTGGAAGTTAACAGCCCTTACAATATCCATATTCTTAGCGGCAAACCTTATTATATCCCCTAATATATGGTCATTAACGGATTTAATCGTTACAGGGACAAGCACGACGCTTGTCATACCAGCTTTTCTAAAGACCTCGAATGTGAAGGGTACCTCATAGTGGTTCTTCGGATTCGTCTGTGGTGTAACACCATCGAAGCTCATATATATGGTGTTAACACCTGCCTCCCTCAGCTCTCTGGCATATTTAACAGCAAGATCTGGATCCTGGTGGAACAGCCTTGCAAAGGTTATTCCATGTGTGTTCAGCTGTATATGTGTTACCCCCATGGCCTTTAGCTCCCTAACTATCTGTGGAAGATCCTCCCTAACGGTAGGCTCCCCACCGGTTATCTGTATAACAGTAGCAACGCCCTGCTTCATAAGCTGTGATACCATGAACTTTATCTGCTCTATTGTTGGCTCATATACATAGCCAGCTTTCTCAGCATAGAAGAAGCAGTACCAGCAATCTAGATCACATCTATTGGTTACCACCAGGTTTGTCAATGCGGAGTGGCTAACATGCATTGAGCATAGCCCACAGCTATATGGACATGGAGCCTCAGCAACTGTGTATGTATATCTAGCACCTCTCCCATCAACACCCTTTGCCAAGAATTTATAGTAGAGATAAGAGTCTCCGAAGTAAAGCTCATCTATACCCCCATGATCTGGACAGATCTTTCTCAGATAGATCTTATTATCCTTCTCATATATCACAGCAGGAAGGATCCTCTGGCAGTATGGACATAGGCTCTGAGTAACCCTTACAAGCTTCTCCCCATCCATTAGCTGTGGGAGAGGGCCACCTACCTTTATCTCTCTACCAGCAATCTTTATAGTTCCTGTCGCAGGATCGAATTTCCCAGGTGATGGAAGGGCCTTTGCAAGCTGGGCTGAGTGCATTCTTACCTCAGCATGCCTGGCTTTTGAAGATGAGCTCGCTACTTGGAATAGGCTCTCGATGGGCATCCAATCAACACCTTATCCTTCTATATCGGCATAAGGGGTATATAAATATAATCCATGATTGCTGCTCAGATACAAATATCCAATATAATCCCTCTAGCTGATTTAGATAGGGGTTATACTTGGATCTTAGAGAGGCTCAGGATCTAATTGCAAAGCTATATATAAATAGAGATAGGGGGAGAGGGGTTTTCGCAACATTCACATGGTTTGTTGAAGAAGTAGGCGAGCTTGCCGAGGCTCTCCTCAGTGGGGATAAGAAATCTATTGAGGAGGAGATTGCAGATGTGTTTGCA includes:
- a CDS encoding MazG nucleotide pyrophosphohydrolase domain-containing protein, whose protein sequence is MDLREAQDLIAKLYINRDRGRGVFATFTWFVEEVGELAEALLSGDKKSIEEEIADVFAWLLSIANLVNVDVAEAFRRKYLGDPRM
- a CDS encoding radical SAM protein; this translates as MPIESLFQVASSSSKARHAEVRMHSAQLAKALPSPGKFDPATGTIKIAGREIKVGGPLPQLMDGEKLVRVTQSLCPYCQRILPAVIYEKDNKIYLRKICPDHGGIDELYFGDSYLYYKFLAKGVDGRGARYTYTVAEAPCPYSCGLCSMHVSHSALTNLVVTNRCDLDCWYCFFYAEKAGYVYEPTIEQIKFMVSQLMKQGVATVIQITGGEPTVREDLPQIVRELKAMGVTHIQLNTHGITFARLFHQDPDLAVKYARELREAGVNTIYMSFDGVTPQTNPKNHYEVPFTFEVFRKAGMTSVVLVPVTIKSVNDHILGDIIRFAAKNMDIVRAVNFQPVSLTGMMKRFEREKYRITIADAILRIEEQTNGQIDRDSWFPVPACVPISEFAEALSGKFKFEMTCHPHCGAGSYVYVVKKGSSVYDYEFVPLSKMIDLEGFLEYLHEKSEELREGRSKILTGLGLAWNAVTKFINWENVPGEIKKMLPKLIVNIFVKQSYDALGEFHYKFLFLGMMHFMDQYNYDVERVMRCDIHYTMPDGRIVPFCAFNVLPEIYRDYVQKQYSISFEEYEKRYGPGKVGEAMKFRRTREYLEMVKKHPIYISHYQEFLKIDRK